The Platichthys flesus chromosome 10, fPlaFle2.1, whole genome shotgun sequence genome includes a window with the following:
- the lrr1 gene encoding leucine-rich repeat protein 1 gives MKLQCDVEVVNRMLPTFGMRNRGKGNRAVLSIGRHVDKTSQRGNIFMMICTAKDRSGSKYKLKDNIEKFFTWFVEEGKATVRLKEPPVDICLSKADANSLKNFLSAARLADRGSDTSSLPLSTLTPVRARDVEQPKKKLTIVSKKDYPLASSFPYSLEQLQVSYCKLSRVDMRMLSLKALRKLDLSNNHIKKLPATIGDLGCLSELILHNNHLEAFSVALCLSTLQRTLQLLDLSQNRLQTLPAQFCQLRELVNLKLDDNELACLPFHVGRLSKLRFLSAAHNQLVALPGDFRKLSLENLDLFGNPFIQPNPMDHTMQLTFPLPLQELASRALSNLSIPYGPHLIPAHLCRDLETAKTCDCGRVCINFYIKTAVSMNLHQVSQTVVLVDDMGGTDAPVQQHFCSLSCYSEFLDSSLQRGIR, from the exons ATGAAGCTGCAGTGCGACGTGGAGGTGGTGAATCGGATGCTGCCCACGTTCGGGATGAGGAATCGGGGGAAGGGGAACAGAGCGGTGCTGTCCATCGGGAGACATGTGGACAAGACGAGTCAGCGCGGCAACATCTTCATGATGATCTGCACCGCTAAAGACAGATCCGGCTCCAAATACAAG CTGAAAGACAACATAGAGAAGTTCTTCACGTGGTTTGTGGAGGAAGGCAAGGCCACTGTGAGACTAAAGGAACCTCCTGTCGACATTTGTTTGAGCAAG GCTGATGCAAACAGCTTGAAAAACTTCCTCTCGGCCGCTCGCCTGGCAGACAGAGGAAGCGACACCAGCAGCCTGCCCCTCTCCACGCTCACGCCCGTCCGCGCCAGGGACGTGGAGCAGCCCAAGAAGAAACTCACCATCGTGTCCAAGAAGGACTACCCCCTCGCCTCCAGCTTCCCCTACTctctggagcagctgcaggtgtcCTACTGCAAACTGTCCCGTGTGGACATGCGGATGCTGTCCCTCAAAG CTCTCCGCAAACTAGACCTCAGCAACAACCACATCAAGAAACTTCCTGCCACCATCGGGGACCTCGGCTGCCTCTCTGAACTCATCCTCCACAACAACCACCTGGAGGCGTTCAGCGTGGCGCTGTGCCTGTCCACGCTGCAGCGGACCCTCCAGCTCCTGGACCTCAGCCAGAATCGACTGCAGACGCTCCCCGCCCAGTTCTGCCAGCTCAGAGAACTGGTCAACCTCAAACTGGACGACAACGAGCTCGCCTGTCTGCCGTTTCACGTCGGCCGACTCTCGAAGCTGAGGTTCCTGTCGGCGGCACACAACCAGCTGGTGGCGCTGCCCGGTGACTTCCGCAAGCTGAGTCTGGAGAACCTGGACCTGTTCGGAAACCCCTTCATCCAGCCCAATCCTATGGACCACACGATGCAGCTCACATTCCCACTCCCACTTCAAGAGTTAGCCTCCCGGGCTCTGTCCAACCTCAG CATACCGTACGGACCTCACCTCATCCCGGCCCACTTGTGTCGGGACCTGGAAACAGCCAAGACCTGCGACTGCGGCCGCGTCTGCATCAACTTCTACATCAAGACGGCCGTCAGCATGAACCTGCACCAAGTCTCTCAAACTGTCGTCCTGGTGGATGACATGGGAGGCACAGATGCTCCGGTGCAGCAGCACTTCTGCTCGCTCTCCTGCTACTCTGAATTTTTGGACAGCTCCCTCCAAAGAGGAATAAGATGA
- the dnaaf2 gene encoding protein kintoun translates to MEAGQNLKDLNMTADEVDRLRKALRDDRFREMLRDYAEEISDPENKRRYEEEIELLERERGNSIDFIHPEPFRALKTSVDGSRKCFINICANEKVGKPECKCGVSEDGRRGQSWSMPHSLHPGRKDTDTQGNQITIYDVIFHPDTLHIASKNKRFMDMVDSTAIQGIEKAFQVTLDKKNVRQLKTKYKGTPQPCVIRKPIPGYKDEGPPVEPDPLAFPFPGDKGPAPSSQTKPSDSPASRNSSDAEPESSQVQPQQSKEPTQPNYTVKYRHFVDVQDFRNSRDSAQSPRPKEIVVTVDLPLLKSVTDTSLEVMKQTLLLDSEKPAYRLELPLAYPVDEDKGEAKFNKHRGQLTVTLPVLPSNQVFDYASWPAGTVGDGQGEGVDERNVKESEEERWKEQERGSEKGEEDDEEVKQERVDEEDKKQQTTGGGEDEDREEQMRGDQGGVEGVERSEVGEEEEWRPHKGEGEETEDERRGVERWAKCKKQNEKEESVMEERREEETAEEQKQENVNEDKLTAEHSREEEEVNLTEIQEKTEKMEENLQNVQVEADVDFHSHTSGEELSAMATTSGLEDVSQGTEVSETETANEPGGGGSGEQSKRDNLDVDDLDVDDLHTEQIFQTPVHNEEPALLREIDEDGKEHVLTDHSTSAGFILHNALMYELD, encoded by the exons ATGGAGGCCGGACAAAACCTGAAAGACCTGAACATGACGGCGGATGAAGTGGACAGGCTGAGAAAAGCGTTAAGAGATGACAGGTTCAGGGAGATGCTGCGAGATTACGCGGAGGAAATATCAGACCCGGAGAACAAGAGGAGGTACGAAGAGGAGATCGAGCTCTTGGAGCgtgagagaggaaacagcaTCGACTTCATCCACCCGGAACCTTTCAGGGCTCTGAAGACGAGTGTGGACGGCAGCCGAAAGTGTTTCATCAACATTTGCGCCAACGAGAAAGTTGGAAAACCCGAGTGTAAGTGTGGTGTGTCGGAGGATGGCCGCCGGGGGCAGAGTTGGTCCATGCCCCACAGTCTGCACCCAGGGAGAAAGGACACGGACACACAGGGGAACCAGATCACCATCTATGATGTCATCTTCCACCCTGACACCCTCCACATAGCGAGCAAAAACAAGAGGTTCATGGACATGGTGGACAGCACAGCCATTCAGGGGATCGAGAAGGCCTTTCAAGTCACTCTGGACAAAAAAAACGTGCGGCAGTTGAAAACAAAGTACAAGGGCACCCCCCAGCCTTGTGTCATTCGCAAACCCATACCTGGATACAAAGACGAGGGGCCCCCAGTGGAGCCTGACCCTCTTGCCTTCCCATTCCCTGGAGATAAAGGTCCTGCCCCATCCTCCCAAACCAAACCCTCAGACTCACCTGCATCAAGAAACAGCAGTGATGCAGAACCTGAGAGTTCCCAGGTCCAGCCTCAACAGAGCAAAGAGCCGACCCAGCCCAACTACACGGTGAAGTACCGACATTTTGTCGATGTGCAGGACTTCAGGAACTCCAGAGACTCAGCTCAGAGCCCCAGGCCCAAGGAGATAGTTGTCACCGTTGACCTGCCTCTGCTGAAGTCCGTCACAGACACCAGCCTTGAGGTGATGAAGCAGaccctgctgctggactccgAGAAACCGGCGTACAGGCTCGAGCTGCCTCTGGCCTACCCTGTGGACGAGGACAAAGGAGAGGCCAAGTTCAACAAGCACAGAGGACAGCTGACGGTCACACTGCCTGTTCTTCCCTCTAATCAAGTGTTTGATTATGCTTCATGGCCTGCTGGGACTGTTGGGGACGGTCAGGGTGAAGGTGTTGATGAAAGGAATGTGAAGGAAagcgaggaggagagatggaaggagcaggagagggggagtgagaaaggtgaggaggatgatgaggaagtTAAGCAGGAAAGAGTAGATGAAGAGGATAAGAAGCAGCAGACAacgggaggaggtgaagatgaggacagagaggagcagatgaGAGGAGATCAGGGGGGTGTAGAGGGGGTGGAAAGAAGTGAAgtaggtgaggaggaagaatgGAGACCACATAAGGGAGAAGGGGAAGAGACTGAAGACGAGCGAAGAGGTGTGGAGAGGTGGGCAAAATGCAAGAAGcagaatgaaaaagaagaaagtgtgatggaggaaagaagagaggaggagacagcagaAGAGCAGAAACAGGAAAATGTGAATGAAGACAAATTGACAGCTGAACActccagagaggaggaagaggtaaaTCTGACAGAGATCcaagagaaaactgaaaagatggaggaaaacCTGCAAAATGTTCAG GTGGAAGCAGATGTTGACTTTCACAGTCACACATCCGGTGAGGAATTATCAGCCATGGCGACCACCTCAGGCCTCGAGGACGTTTCCCAAGGGACTGAAGtgtctgaaacagaaacagcaaaCGAGCCGGGTGGAGGAGGCTCGGGAGAGCAGAGCAAGAGGGACAACCTGGACGTGGACGACCTGGACGTGGACGACCTGCACACGGAGCAGATCTTCCAAACCCCAGTGCACAACGAAGAGCCTGCGTTACTGAgggaaattgatgaagatggaAAGGAACACGTCCTCACTGATCATTCCACGTCTGCTGGGTTCATCCTCCATAACGCCCTGATGTATGAGCTGGACTGA
- the klf11b gene encoding Krueppel-like factor 11b, whose amino-acid sequence MPSREPADMDSHGTECMDQYVSFAKRRRHDSEHSVSGLEYTDLEAAEALVCMSSWGQGLFPSNNRPSACKPRPLTPASDSCDSLLTPEIPEPPKDFVSLSSLCMTPPHSPSFVETSTSSTGLQSSLAVSSQRGGPGLHQPFLAPIAEIKSSLPAPPQPCRAMATSVIRHTADSTPCQHHIPVAPNPEKTRDTVMATMVCLQQQLQPQQDITRTEQITSPPSPLAPLKTEFRPSPSKPCLDMVSTPTPFNAQPQNSPSPPILTATLSPPPVRSPQIICQMFPVSSQSGIISAFIPGTVQTSNNGIQTTTTPILSQHTSANTGTVQQSLIVGSAMPQGTVMLVLPQSSVSQASHCSQTVMTLGNTKLLPLAPAPMYVPAGPSCSTAPAKMDFSRRRNYVCTFPGCRKTYFKSSHLKAHLRTHTGEKPFSCSWDGCDKRFARSDELSRHRRTHTGEKKFVCPVCDRRFMRSDHLTKHARRHMTTKKIPSWQADVRSLNKMAVGKTPPSKPGLATISMLVPAASK is encoded by the exons ATGCCATCGCGTGAACCCGCGGACATGGACTCCCACGGG ACCGAGTGCATGGATCAATATGTGTCCTTcgcaaagaggaggaggcacgACAGCGAGCACTCTGTCTCTGGCCTGGAGTACACAGACCTGGAGGCAGCGGAGGCCCTGGTGTGTATGAGCTCCTGGGGCCAGGGCCTCTTTCCCAGCAACAACAGGCCGAGCGCCTGCAAGCCCAGACCCCTCACTCCGGCCTCGGACTCCTGCGACTCCCTCCTGACGCCAGAGATTCCGGAGCCCCCGAAGGACTTtgtgtccctctcctccctg TGTATGACTCCCCCTCACAGCCCCAGCTTTGTTGAGACTTCCACATCCAGCACTGGCCTCCAGTCCAGCTTGGCTGTGTCCTCGCAGCGCGGTGGGCCCGGTCTCCATCAACCTTTCCTGGCACCCattgctgaaataaaaagctCCCTCCCCGCTCCGCCACAGCCCTGCCGAGCCATGGCGACCAGCGTCATCCGCCACACCGCAGACAGCACCCCCTGCCAACACCACATTCCAGTGGCCCCCAATCCAGAGAAAACTAGAGACACAGTGATGGCTACAATGGTCTGCCTGCAGCAACAACTGCAGCCGCAGCAGGACATCACACGGACTGAGCAGATaacctcacctccctctcctctcgcACCATTAAAGACAGAATTCAGGCCCAGTCCCTCAAAACCCTGTTTGGACATGGtctccacccccaccccttTCAACGCCCAACCACAAAACAGCCCATCCCCTCCCATTCTTACAGCAACCCTGTCCCCACCTCCAGTCCGGAGCCCTCAAATCATCTGCCAGATGTTCCCTGtgagcagccaatcagggaTAATCTCAGCCTTCATCCCCGGCACGGTTCAGACATCCAATAATGGAATTCAGACCACCACCACACCGATCCTCTCCCAACACACCTCAGCGAACACCGGCACTGTGCAGCAGTCCCTCATTGTGGGCTCGGCTATGCCCCAGGGGACGGTGATGCTGGTCCTCCCTCAGTCCTCAGTGTCTCAGGCCTCTCACTGCTCGCAGACTGTCATGACCCTGGGCAACACCAAGCTGCTACCTCTGGCCCCGGCCCCCATGTACGTACCAGCGGGACCCAGCTGCAGCACGGCGCCCGCAAAGATGGACTTTTCTCGCAGGAGAAACTATGTGTGCACCTTCCCCGGCTGCAGGAAGACATACTTCAAAAGCTCACACCTCAAGGCTCACCTTcgaacacacacag GTGAGAAGccgttcagctgcagctgggacGGCTGCGACAAGAGGTTCGCCCGCTCCGACGAGCTCTCCCGTCACCGGCGAACGCACACCGGCGAGAAGAAGTTTGTGTGTCCCGTGTGCGACCGGCGATTCATGCGCAGCGATCACCTCACCAAACACGCGCGGCGCCACATGACCACAAAGAAAATTCCCTCCTGGCAGGCCGACGTCAGGAGCTTGAACAAAATGGCTGTGGGCAAAACGCCTCCCTCAAAACCAGGCCTCGCCACAATAAGCATGCTGGTACCTGCCGCCTCGAAATAG